The genomic interval AACTGGCCGGCCGGCGGGAAGAGCCCGAAACCCGAGCCGATCGCCTGGACCGGGCCGCCGATGAAGACGTTGAGAAGCCCGGCGAAGCCGGCGAACAGCACCCCGAGCAGGAAGGTCCCGACCAGCAGCGTCAGGGGCTCTTGGGTCGTCACGTCGGCGTACCAGATGTAGGCCGCGAGCGCCAGGGCCGGCACCGCCGACAGCAGCGCCATCCCGGCGACGACGGGTTGGTCGCCGATCGCGCCCAGGCTCCCGAACGCGATCTGGAGCCCGAGGATGACGATCGCCAGCAGGACCGTCAGCCATCGGATCGTCCGCAGGGAGACGTGGTAGAACCAGTGGGCGAACCGGTCGAGCACCGAGCGGGGCTCCCAGTCCGCGATCTCGTAGAGATCCTCGGATGGATCGGCGTTCGCTTCGACCGGGTCCCGCCGTCGCCGTGCCATACGCCCGTTCAGACCGCGCGCTACCTAACGGTTTGGCACTGTCACCGAGACGAGAGGGTTTTGACCCCCGCTCCCGTACCGCGTGATATGACTCTTCGGGCGGGTGTACTCGCTGTCCAGGGCGATGTCTCGGAGCACGCGGCGGCGATCGAACGGGCCGCCACAGCCCACGACGAGGCGGCCGAGGTCGTCGAGATCCGCGAGGCGGGGCTCGTCCCCGACTGTGATGTCTTGCTCATGCCGGGCGGCGAGTCGACGACCATCTCGCGGCACATCCACCGTATCGGCATCGACGAGGAGATCGAGGCCCACGTCGCGGCCGGCAAGCCCGTGCTCGCGACCTGTGCGGGGCTCATCGTCGCCGCCAGCGACGCCCACGACGACCGGGTAGACACGCTGAACCTCCTCGATGTCACCGTCGAACGCAACGCCTTCGGCCGCCAGAGAGACAGCTTCGAGGCCGCACTCGACGTGGACGGGCTGGGCGAGCCGTTCCCGGCCGTGTTCATCCGGGCGCCGCTGATCGACTACGTCGGCGACGACGTTGACGTGCTGGCGACCTGGGACGACCGCGTGGTGGCGGTCCGGGACGGCCCCGTCGTCGGGACCTCCTTCCACCCGGAACTGACAGAGGACCCGCGGATCCACGATCTGGCCTTCTTCGAGGCGTAGCGACGGGTTGAAACGCTCGCCCGCCGACGATCGGACATGAGCGACAGCGACGCCGACGCCCCCGCGGATGCCGATATCGTCCGGGAACTGTTCGCGGTCATCGAGGACCGCAAGGAGACGCTGCCCGAGGACTCCTACACCGCCTCGCTGTTCACCCACGAGAAGGGGGACAACGCCGTCCTGGAGAAACTCGGCGAGGAGACGACCGAACTCGTGTTGGCCGCCAAGGACGACGACCGCGAGGAGATCGCCCACGAGGCCGCCGACATCGTCTACCACCTGCTCGTCGTGCTGTCGATGAAGGGGATGGATGTCGAGGAGCTACTGGACGAACTGGCCGAGCGGCGGTAGACGCGTCGGCCCCGACAGCGGTGCGGTCACTCGTCGCCGACGGGTTCGAACCGGTGGCGCACGACCTCGCTGTCGTCGTCCCACTCGAAGGAGTCGTGGACGCGGGCGAGGCGTTCGCGGTAGGCGTCGAGGTCCTCGGACCCCTCGCGGCGCGCGTCCTCGTCGGTCAGGTCGCCCAGCGTCCGCTCGGTCACGTCGGTCACCTCGAAGCGGGTCCCGTCGATCTCGAAGGTGTCGCCTTCCTCGGCGTAGGCGTGGCCGCGGTGGAGCTGTGTGACCCGCCCCTCGGCGGCCATCCGCTGGACGTGCTCGTTCGGCAGGATCTCGCCGGCGTCGACGTGTGCCATACCGGACCCCAGGGCGCGAGGGACAAAAGCGGTCGGGGGCGCGACGATCTGGCGGGTCGTGACCACCGCTCGCACGGTTATCGTCGAGTGGACGCGCTTTTACCCCGTCACCGTCTACCCGGTGTCAATGAGCCATCCCTTCGAAGATCTACCGACGACGCCGACATCCGAGGAGATTCTGGACAAGGCGTTCTCGCGGGCGACCCGGGCCGGCGGCGCCAAAGACGGCGTCGAGGCCCAGCAGTCGATGCTGATGACCGCCTCGAACATCGTCTCGGACAACCTCGAAAACGTCGCCCAGTCCTGGCCGACCATCGACGACCTGAACCCGTTCTACGTGGAACTGGCCGACGCCATCGTCAGCGACGCCGCCGAGAGCGACGAGCAACGGGGCATCGACGAACTGAAACAGCACCTCTCGCGGGTCTCCTGGGCCGGCCGGAAGGCCACGGAGATCCGCCAGGAGTACGAGGGTCGGCTGGTCCGCGGGGACAAAGACACCGCCCGCAAACTCCGCAAGCAGGCCTTCGCCCGCATGGCCGATGTCGTCGAACAGGTCGCGGACGACCTGGCTGCCGTCTCGACCGCGCGTGACGCGCTGAAAGTGCTCCCCGACATCCGGCCCGACGAGCCGACGATCGTCGTCGCCGGCTACCCCAACGTCGGGAAGTCCTCCTTCGTCAACCGCGTCACCCGGGCGGACAACGAGATCGCCGCGTACCCGTTCACGACGACCCGGATCCGGGTCGGTCACTTCGAGGACGGTCGCATCCGCTACCAGCTCGTCGACACGCCGGGTCTGCTCGACCGGCCCCCGGAGGAACGCAACGAGATCGAGTCCCAGGCCGTCAGCGCGCTGGAACACGCCGCCGACGCCGTCCTGGTCCTGCTGGACCCGACCGGCAACTGTGGCTACCCGCTGGACCAGCAACTCGAACTCCGGGACGCCATCGCCGAGCGGTTCGACGTTCCCGTCCTCACGGTCGCCAACAAGAGCGACCTCTCGACGGATGTCGAGGCCGACCACTACATGAGCGTCACCGAGGGCGACAACGTCGAGGGCGTCCTCGACGCCGCCGTCGAGGCCGTCGACTACGAACTCGAACTCCCCTTCGACGAGGAGTCCTAACCCAGCAGTCCCAGCGCCCACCGGACCAGCTCTGAGGCCGTGAACAGCGCACCCTCCAGGCGGGACAGCACGCGCCCGGTCCACAGTGCCGCGACCATGGCGACCGAGACCCCTCCCAGCCACAGCACTGTCTCCGTCGCCGTCCCGCTGACCGCGAGCGGGCGGACGAGCGCCGCCACGCCGACGATCGCCGTGCTGTTGTAGATGTTGCTGCCGACGACGTTGCCGACGGAGACGCCGACGCTCCCGCGCCGGATCGCCACCAGCGAGACGGCGAACTCCGGGGTCGACGTGCCGGCGGCGACGATCGTGCCACCGATGACCCACTCGGAGATCCCGGCGCCACGGGCCAGCGCCGACGCCGCAAGCACCATGTAGTCCCCGCTGACGAGGACGAGCGCCAGCCGGCGACCAGCAACAGGGCGTCACGGCCGCGGAACGACACCCGCTCGGTGACCGCCCGTGTCACCGCGTCCGCGGGGTCGGCGCCCGCGGAGCCGTCCGCTGTCGTGGTCCGGAGGAGATACGTCGTGTACGCCAGAAACGATCCCACCAGGACGGCGCCCTCCATCCGGGTCACGGCGCCGTCGATCAGGACGCCGCCGCCGAGGAGGACACTCCCCAGCAGGGCGACGCCGTCCCGGCGGACGAGCCCCTCGGTGACCGGGAGCACCCGTATCAGCGAGACGACACCGAGGATGAACGCCAGGTTGTAGATGTTCGAGCCGAGGACGTTCGCGACGGCGATGTCGCCCAACCCCTTCAGGGCGCTGTCGACCGAGACGGCTAGCTCCGGTGTCGAGGTCCCGGCCGCGACGATCGTCAGTCCGATCGTGAGGTCCGACAGCCCGAACCGGCGGGCGAGCCGGACCACAGCGTCCACGAGGAGTCTCGCGCCCGCCCAGAGGCCGAGCACGGAGACAGCGATCACACCGAGTTGGACGACGGGGCCGCCTGCGACCATTGTCTACCGGTCTCTCACTGGCGGCTGGAAAATGAACGTTCGCCCCGATCGCTCGGAACTGGCGTCAGTCCAGTCCGTAGGTCACCTGGACCGACGCGTCGACAGTGATCGTCGTCGGTTCGATGGTCGTCCGCCCGCCCGCGTCGGCCGTCGCGGCCTCGGCGTAGACGACGTAGTCGTTGCGCTGGCTCGTCTGGATCGTCGCGACTTCACCGACCGAGCGGCCCGCCGCGTCGGCGACCGTGTCCGCGTCCGCACGGGCGCGGTCCATCGCCGTCCGCAGGGCGTCCTCGCGGGCGTCCTGCCGGGTCTGTTCGTTCAGTTCGTACCGGATTCCCTCGATGCGGTCGGCGCCGGCGTCGACGGCCGCGTCGACGAGCGTCCCGGTCGTGTTCACGTCGCCCGTCTCTGCCTCGATGGTGTGGACCGCGATGTAGCCGACCTGTTCACGGCCGGTCTCGGTGCGCTCGTACTCTGGTTCGATCCGGAACTGCGAGGAGGTCACCGTCGCGCCCTCGTCTCTGAGCGCCTCCTGGATCGACTGGGCGTCGCCGCTGAGGGCGTTGCGCGCTGCCTCGGCGGTGTCACCCCGTCCGACGGCCGCGACGGTCACGACCGCCCGGTCGGGCGTCCGCTCGACCTCGGCGGTCGCGCTGACGCTGACCGTCGCGTTGTCAGGTGACGCCGTCTGGGTGTCGCCGACCGTCAGGCCGACCGCACCGACCGCGAGCAGTACCACTGCACCGCCGACCGCGAGTAGTTTCGCGTCCATAACTGGGGGAACGCTCCCAGTCGTATTTATGTCATCGCACGCTCAAAACAGAGCTTGACCGTTAGCCGGCGCGTTCGACGGTGACGTAGTGGACCTCTGTCTCGACGTTCCGGCCGGCGGCCCGGTCGGCGACGGTGTCGAACTCCTCGGCCAGTCCTGGGGGCGCCCCGTTCGCGCCGGGCGGGAGGCCGACGGTGACCACGACCTGCTGGGGCTGCTGGAAGATGGCCGTGTTCGTGTACTCGACCTCGACGCCGAGCACCTCGGTGCGGCCGTCGACGCTCGACTCGATCCCCGTTCGGATCTCCTCCTCGGTCGTCGCGCGGTTGAACGAATCGAACGTCACGCCGCCCAGAAACGCCGACAGCACGAGGATCGACAGGACGAGGACGCCGATGCGCTGGAGCGTCGCCGAGCGGGCGTCGCCCTCCCGGAACCAGTGTTCGGGCCGGTACCCCTGGTACCACAGGCCCACGAGCACGGCGAGGTTGATCGAGAGGACGTTCACGAGCACCAACACGCCCGATCCCAGGCTCACGAGCGGTTGGCCCCACGCGATCCCGATGCCGACCGTCGCCGCCGGCGGGATCAACGCGACGGCGATCATCACGCCCACCAGCGCCGTCGAGACGCCGCTGGTGAGACTGAGCACCCCCGCGGCACCGGCGCCCAGCGCGACGACGAGCGAGAGGAAGTCCGGCGCGACCCGCTCGCGGACCTGACCGACCGAGGTCACGTCGGCCAGCGGCGGGATGACGTTGGCATAGCGCACCAGCGTCGCGAACGCGGTCGCGCTGGCGATCGCCACGAGCAGGCCGATCGCCTGGAGTTTGACCCCGCGGACGAACAGGTCGTGATCGTCGACGACGGTGCCGACGTTCGCGGTCATCGCCGGCCCGATCAGCGGCGCGATCACCATCGAGCCGACGACGACCGCCGGCGAGTCGAGCAGGAGGCCGGCGGTGGCGATGACCGCGCTGATGACGGTCATGATCACGTAGATGGGCAGCGACGGCGCCAGGTCGCGGGCCTTGGCGGTCAGTTCCTCACGGGCGATCCGGTCCTCGTCCTCCTCCTCGGCGTACCGGTCTTCCAGCTCCTCGAACCGCTCGGAGATGACCGTGTTGGCGTCCAGAACGACGGTGTAGGCGTCGTCGTCGATGCCGACCGCCCGGAGCTGTTCGAGGACCGGTTCGACGGCGTTCGTCGGCAACGGGAAGGAGACGACGGCGGTGAACTCCCGGCCGCTCGTCTCGTCGTTGAGGACGTAGTCGATCCCCTCGGTTTCGAGGACATCGAGCACCGCGTCCCGCTTGCCCGTCGGAATCGTGATCTGGACCAGCCGCACGGCTGTCGGTCCGCTCTCCGGAGGTAAAAAGGCGCCTGTCGGGACCACGCGGAAACTGACGCGCTTTTCCCGGTCGGCGGAGTAGACGGGGTATGTTCGAGTCACGCCCCGACCGCGGCAGCGAGGTGGTACTGGTCGGCCGCTCCAATGTCGGCAAGTCGACGCTGATGCGAGAGTTGACCGGCCACACGTTCGACACCGGCCAGAACCCCGGCGTCACCCGCAGCCCGAACCACTACGACTGGACCGGTCCCGACTTCGTACTGACCGACCTGCCCGGCTTCGGCTTCATGAAGGGCGTCCCCGACGAGGTCCGCGAACAGATCAAGACCGATGTCGTCCGGTACGTCGAGCGCCACGCCGAGGAGATCATCGTGGGCGTCCTCGTCGTCGACGGCAAAGCGGCGGTCGACATCATCGACCGTCACTCCGGCCCCGACGAGATCCCCCACGATGTCGAACTGTTTCACTTCCTCCGGGAGGTCGGCGTCGAACCGGTCGTCGCCGTCAACAAGATGGACAAGGTCGACGACGAGGACGAACGGCTGAACGACCTCTGTGACCGCCTGGGACTGCACCCGCCCTGGCAGCAGTGGCAGGAGACGATCGCGCCGATCAGCGCCAAACGGGGGAACATCGACGCCCTGAGCGAGGCGGTCCGGACCCACCTCCACGACGCCCAGCGGGACGACCTCTTCCAGTTCTTCTGAGGCGCTGTCGCCGATCTCCCGACACAGCCACCGATCGACTTTTTGTGGCCGGCGGCAGTGCTCGGGAACATGGTCCAACTGCCCTCCCGCCACAGTGCCGGCGCCATCTCCACGGCGTGTGGCATCGTCTACGCCGTCGTCGTCCTCGCCTGGCTCTTCTCGTCGGGTGTGTCCTTCGCCGACGACTCGCTGCCGACCGTCGTCGTCGGGTTCCTCTTTGCCGGCGGCGGGATGTTCCTGACCGGCGCCGTTCCGGTGTATCTGCTGCTCAGACTGTCGTTGGTCACGCCAGCGCTGATGACGCTGTGGATACTGGGCGAGACGGTCTGGCAGTGGCGCTACGGCACGCACCTCCACCCGCTCTCGTCGTATCTGACCGTCTGGCCGCTGTTGCTGGGTGTCGCCGTCGGCGTCGGGATGGCCGAAGCCCTCGTCCGAACCGGGGCCGACCACTGGCTCGGTCGCTTCGGCCTGTGGACGCTGCGCTGATCGGGCGTCGTCTCCGACCGCACCTGGCCGCCGCTCAGGCGCTCGGGAGATCCACGACGAACACTATCCCGTCGTCCTCGTCCCAGTCGGGCGCGCCCAGTCCGTCGTATTCGGGCCGGGGCACCGCCCAGACCTCGCCGTCGTAGGCCGCGACGAGGCGATCGACGATGCTCAACCCGCTCGCCGCCCCCGAGGAATCGTCGAACAACGCCCGGGCGGTCGCTTCGTCGATGCCCGGACCGTCGTCCGCGACGGCCAGGCGGACGGTCTCGTCGGTCTGCGTGACGGCGACGTGGACTCGCGGCTCTGTTCCCTCGGCGTGTTCGACGGCGTTCTCGACGAGGTTGTCGACGATGGAGCGGAGCCCCCGGTTGGCCCGAACCGTCGCCGTCTCCGGACAGTCGGTCGTCACCGTCGCCAGCGTCGTCTCGCGGGTCTGTGCGGCGACTTCCTCGATCGGGACCGTCAGATCTACGGGTTCTAAGGCGCCGTCGCCGGTCACGGTCTCGACGATCGATCGGCTGGTCTCGATGCGCTCGGTCGCCTCGTCCGTCTTCCTGCTGATCGTCTCGACGCTTTCCGGTCGGTGGCCCTCTGCGAGGACATCCGCGTGCCCACGGATGGTGGTGAGATCGTTCAGGAGGTCGTGCCTGATGACGCTGTTGACGAACGAGAGCGCGTCGGTCAGGACTGCGGCACGCCGCGCGTCCCGCTGTGCCCGCGCGTTGAAGTAGCCAGCGACGGCGCCGGCGACGCCGCCCACCCCGAGGCTCGTCAACAGCGGAAACACCGGTTCGACGAGCGGTCGGCCCTCGTAGGCGCGAACCGCGAGCGTCCCACCGATGACGAGGCCGCCGGCGACGCTCCCGACGACCGTCCAGGTGGAGACCGTCCAGCGCTCCGCTGGATTGAGCGACGACTGCCAGAGCCGATACCCGGCGAGGACGAGCACTACCGCCGGCGTCCCGTCGAGAAGCAGCGCCAGCGCCGGTCCGACAGGGTTGTCAAGCAGGAGCAACTCGTCGACGTGATGGAACACCGCCGCAAAGAGCAACAGCCCGCCAAACAGCATCACACCGGCCGGCGACTCCTCGGCGACCCGAGCGCTCTCCATACCTGTGTGGCGTGATCCACGGTGAAAAACGTTCTTGGGTCGTTGCCACTGGGGGGTCGGTCACGAACCGCAGAAGGGAAGTCTGGTGATCAGGCGACGTTGAAACCTTTGTCGCGGAGGAAGTCCTCGACGCGACCGGTGTGGTTGCCCTGGAGTTCGATCTGGCCGTCTTCGACCGTCCCGCCGCAGGCGAACTTGGACTTCAGGTCCGAAGACAGGGAGTCCATGTCGACATCTTTCGGGTCGAACCCCTCGATGATCGTTACCTCTTTCCCGTAACGGCGCTCGTCGATGCGGATGTTGATCTCCTGGGACTCCTTGGCCACGTCTTCGCAGACGCAGAGCTCCTCAGGCAACCCGCACGTCGAGCAGACTTCCGACATTACACCGGGCAGTACGAAACCTTGCTATTAAACACTGTCGGGGGAAACCGAGGCTTACCGCTCGGAGACGACCTCGTCGGCGAGTTCGACGGCCTCGTCGGCGATCGTCTCGTCGACCACGCCGCCGTAGCGCGTTCGCTCGCGCAGCCGTGCCAGTCGACGGATTCGCGGGTCGGCGTCGACGGCGTCGAGATAGGCCCGCACCGTCTCGCCGTCCCGCCGTGGCCGCTCCTCCCGGCCGAGGACGTACAGCACACGCTGGAACGCCCGTTCGATGTCGGTCTCGGGATCGACCCGGCGCTGATACCTGACCCACACCGCCCGGTAGAGCCGCTCGGAGAGCCCGCTCCGGCGAGCGCCCGCGGCGACACCGAGCAGGGCGACGAGGCCAAGCGTCGTCTCCTCCCGGGAGGGGAGGTCGATGTCGCTGGCGAACCCTCCGCTGTCGGTGGTGATACCGCTCGGTCCCGACGGCGTCCTACCGCCGGGCTGTAGCGGCGTCGGCGTCGGCCCCGTCTCCGTGGTGTTGTTCTGTGGCGTCTCGGTCAGCGGCGGTGGCGTCGGCGTCGGTGTCGGACTGAACTCCTCGCCGCCGGTCTGACCGGTGTCGACGTTGGGCACCGAGGCGCCCCGCGCGTCCTGGAGCTGGCTCTGCTCGGCCTGCTCGCGCGGACCGCTGGGCGTCGGGTCGAACCGGACCCACCCCTGCTCGGGGAAGTACGCCTCGACCCAGGCGTGGGAGTTCAGCCCGCGGACGACCCAGCGCTCCTCGTCGACCCGCTCGCCGGGCGTGTAGCCGACCGTCAGCCGGGCCGGGATGCCCCGGGTGCGGAGCATGACGACCATCGTCGTCGCGAAGTACACGCAGTAGCCCCGGTCCATCTCGAACAGGAAGGTGTCGGCCACGTCCCGGTCTGGCTGGTCGACCTCGAGGGAGTACTCCCGGTTGTTCGAGAGCCACTGCTCGACGACCAGTGCCGTCTCGTAGGGGTTCTCGGCGTTCGCCGTCAGCGTCGCCGTCCGCTCGCCGACCCGCTCGGGCGTGCTGTCGGGCAACTGGAGGTAGCGCTCGCGGACCTGGTCCGGGTAGTCGGTCCCCGCCTCCCGGAGTTGCTGTGGGGTCGCCACCAGGACCTCGGAGGTGACCTCGTAGCTGTCGCCGGCCGACAGCCCCGCGCTGGGCTGGAATCCACCGTGGGCCGTCACCTCGAAGCCGGGGTCCCCGCGGTAGCGAACGGGTTTCCAGGCGCCCGGGACGGTCGCGACCGCGGACTCGGCCTCGAAGGACTGGCGCAGCGTCCGGCTGTCACCTGCCGGTCCCGACAGCCGGCCGCCGCCGTACGAGCGGTTGCTGCCGGTCCGGACCCAGCCGTCGCCGGTGTAGCGGTCGTAGGCCGCCACCCGCCAGTAGCGGGGTTCGTCGCTCTCGACGGTGAACCGCACGGTCGGCGTCAGCGAGATGTCGCCTTGGACCGACAGCGTCTCGTCCGCGTTGATCAGGCTCGTCTCGATGGTCGGGCCGTCCGTGTCGTCGGTAAAGGACAGCGAACTCCCGGCGACGGAGGGGATCGTCGAGGCGATCGACGGGACGATGATCACCGCCGCGAGCTGTTCCAGCACCGCCCGGCGGCTGGCGTCGATGCCGTCAGCGGAGTCGCTGTCGTCGCTCTCGACGACGGTCTCGGCGGTCCTGTCGATCACGTCCAGGTTCCCGAAGCCGAGCGTCGCGACGGCACCGACCACGCCCAAAAGCGTCGTCACCAGGCCGGCGTCGGTCGTCAGGACGAAGAAGGCAAGCGTCGTCCCGGCGCTGACTGTCGCGGTGACGTACCACCGCCGCAGCGCGAAGTACCACGTCAGGAAGACGGGCGCGGGCGCGAACGACAGCACCCACAGCCTGACGTTGGCGATCTGGAGCAGCGACCGACCCGTGACCAGCGCGACGGTGTCCCGGACCAGCGCGGCCAGTTCGGGGTCGGTCGAGAGGTTCGTCACGTACCACGCGATGCCGGCCCCGAACAGCGCGACGCCGATGACGATGGCGAAGCCGGGCCGCAACACTCGGGCGAGCAGGGTCGCACACAGCAGTGCCAGCGCCACCAGCACGAGAAACAGCGTCGGTGACCCGACGACATCGATGAGGTGGTACATCGTCCGCAGGGGCGCACCGAGGACCAGCGCGACCGACAACAGCGCGAACAGGCGGGGCTCGTCGGGCAGGCGCTCCCGGAGCCGACTCGTCGCGCTCACGCTTCCCCTCCGACCAGCGGGTTCTCACGGCTTGTCGTCACGTCCGCGAAGCGGTGGCGGCGTCCCTCGACGGTGACGGTGACGCCGTCGTCGCGGGCACGCACGAGGATGTCGGCCGCGTCCGCACGGCCGGTCTCGCCGGCGCCGGTCCGGGCCAGCGTCTCCAGCAACCGGGTCCGGTGGGTGTCGCCGTACCCCTTCGGGACGGTTCCGCCGGGGACCGATAGCTCGACGGTCAGCCCCGCCTCCAGCGCGCCCATCGCGACCGTCGCCGTGGCGGCGGCCATCTCGTCGTCGCAGCCGTCGTCGGCCTCCCCGACGACGAGTAGTCCCTGGTCGCTGTGGTGGTCGGCGAACTCCTTGACGAGCATGTCGTCCCGTTTGGCGCTGGATTTCCAGTGCACGTCGCGCAGCGAGTCCCCGGGGACGTACTCGCGCAGGCGGTCGAACGCCTGGCGGTCCTCGGCGTCGGGTGCCAGCGTCCGCGAGAACGCTTCCGGGCCGCCCATCCGGTACACCGGCGGGTAGACGAGCGTCTCGGTCGTCGCATCGACCGTGAACCGCCGGCGGACGAGCCCCAGCGGGTCGGTGACAACGGCCTCGATCGGGCCGAACTGCTGTGTGCCGCGGTCGGTGTAGGTCACGTCGTACCGGACCGTCGCGGGCAGCGAGCGGGTGACGCGCCCGTCGCCGTCGACGCCGTCTGGCACGCCGTCGATCAGCCGCGCGATCCCGCTCCCGTCTGCACTGAACGCGACGGTCCGCTCGTCCCCGGGGTACCCCCGTCGGGGTTTCTCACGGTCGACGGTCGGCGGGCCGGCCCACAGCACCTGGCCCGTCGCCGCGAGGACGAGCACGACCGCGGGGCCGGCGACGGCGTTGAGCCCCGGCTGTCCGTAGCGGGTCCCCATCGCGAACGCGCCGGCCGCCACGAGCAGGACGGCCAGTCCCCGGCGTGTCGGTCTCATTCGACGGGGACGCTGTCTAAGGCCTCCCGGACGAGTCCCTCGGCCGACTGGTCGCTGCTGTCGGTCCGGATCCGGTGGGGGAGCACGACCGGGGCTTCCGTCTGGACGTCGTCGGGGACGACGTACTCGCGGCCTTCGAGCACCGCCCGGGCCTGTGCGGCCCGGAGCAGCGAGATGCTCCCGCGCGGGCTCACGCCCAGTTCGGCGTGTTCGCGGGTAAAGCGGGCAAGCCGGGTCGCGTAGGTCCGGATCGGCTCCTCGACGGTCACCTCGGCGACGGTGGCCTGTGCGGCCGAGAGCTGTTCCAAGGTCGCCACCGAGGTCAGTTCCTCGATGGGATGGTGGCCCACGACCTCGCCCAGCATCGCCGACTCCTCGTCGGCGCCCGGATAGCCCAGGTGGAGCTTCGTCATGAACCGGTCGAGTTCGGCCATCGGCAGGTCGTAGGCGCGATTTCGCTCGACGGTGTTCTGCGTGGCGATGACGGTGAACGGACTCGGGACGGCGTGGGTCGTCCCGTCGACCGAGACCTGTCCCTCCTCCATCGCCTCCAGCAGCGCCGACTGGGTTTTCGGCGGGGCGCGGTTGATCTCGTCGCCCAGGACGACGTTGGCGAAGATGGGGCCGGGCCGGAACTCGAACTCCCGGGTCTTCTGGTTGAAGACGTTGACGCCGGTCACGTCGGTCGGCAACAGGTCCGGGGTGAACTGGACCCGTTTGAACTCCCCGTCGAAGGAGGCGGCGACCGACCGGGCGAGCATGGTCTTGCCGACGCCGGGCACGTCTTCGAGCAGGACGTGGCCCCGACCGAGCAGGGCGATGACGATGTGTTCGATCTCGTCGTGGTGGCCGACGATCACTTCCTCGACGTTCTCGATGACGCGCGTCGCAACCCGTGTCGCGTCACGTACGGGACTGTCCGACTGCTGTCCGCGTGATGTGTCCGTGTCAGTCATGTTGGTGTGGCCCGCGCGACGAACACCGGGGACGGGAGGGCATACGGGGCGACGATCGGATCGCCGCAGGTGTTCGCCCACTCCATGCGCGGTTCCAGTGTGCTCACGTCTTCGGCGTGAGTACACGTAACTCTGATGGATGCGCACCTACCGCACACACTCGGCTTACCACGCTTTGCACGCCGAACAGACGAGCGCGCCGTCCTGCTCCCAGCGGCGCTCGACGACCTCGTCACAGGCCGAACAGACCGCCCCGTCGCCGGTCCAGGCGTAGGTCGTCGTCGCGGGCTCGACACCGCTGGAGTCCTCGCTCTCGGCCACGCCCTCGCTCGTGGAGTCCGTCTCTACCGACTCCCCGCCGGCCGACACCTCGTCGGCCGGGTCCGTGTCGGCTGGTTCCTCGTCGGCCGCCGACTCCACAGTGTCGTCGTCCTCGCCGTCCAGAAACTCGTCCAGCGAAGCGTCCTCGGCCATACCCGACGTTCTCGGGCCAGCGGCAAATAGCTGACTCGCCACGAACGGAAACACAAAGTGGGGCCACCGCTAACGGCCGGGTATGCAAAGTCTCCCCACGCAGCTCGTCCAGAGCATCATCGACATGCCCGGAAAGTTCATCGACATCGCGCTGGCCGACCCCATCTCGGCTATCCTGATCCTCATCGGCGCGACGCTCGTCGGGCTCTCCTCGGCGGTGTTTGGCTACCTCTCGCTCGGTGCCTTCCTCTCGCTGTTCAGCGGCGCTGGCGGTCGACAACCGCCCCAAGCAGGTCGATAGCCGCCTCGATATCCGGCCCAAGCGGCGACGCGAACACCACGCTGTCGGCGGACTCGCGCAGTTTCTCGGTCCGCTCGGCGACGGTTTCGGGCGTCCCGGCGACACAGAACGCCTCCAGCATCGGCTCGGTCACCAGGTCGAACGCCCGCTCGAACTCGCCGGCCGAGATGGCGT from Haloarcula pelagica carries:
- the pdxT gene encoding pyridoxal 5'-phosphate synthase glutaminase subunit PdxT — protein: MTLRAGVLAVQGDVSEHAAAIERAATAHDEAAEVVEIREAGLVPDCDVLLMPGGESTTISRHIHRIGIDEEIEAHVAAGKPVLATCAGLIVAASDAHDDRVDTLNLLDVTVERNAFGRQRDSFEAALDVDGLGEPFPAVFIRAPLIDYVGDDVDVLATWDDRVVAVRDGPVVGTSFHPELTEDPRIHDLAFFEA
- the hisE gene encoding phosphoribosyl-ATP diphosphatase → MSDSDADAPADADIVRELFAVIEDRKETLPEDSYTASLFTHEKGDNAVLEKLGEETTELVLAAKDDDREEIAHEAADIVYHLLVVLSMKGMDVEELLDELAERR
- a CDS encoding ASCH domain-containing protein, which gives rise to MAHVDAGEILPNEHVQRMAAEGRVTQLHRGHAYAEEGDTFEIDGTRFEVTDVTERTLGDLTDEDARREGSEDLDAYRERLARVHDSFEWDDDSEVVRHRFEPVGDE
- a CDS encoding NOG1 family protein, whose product is MSHPFEDLPTTPTSEEILDKAFSRATRAGGAKDGVEAQQSMLMTASNIVSDNLENVAQSWPTIDDLNPFYVELADAIVSDAAESDEQRGIDELKQHLSRVSWAGRKATEIRQEYEGRLVRGDKDTARKLRKQAFARMADVVEQVADDLAAVSTARDALKVLPDIRPDEPTIVVAGYPNVGKSSFVNRVTRADNEIAAYPFTTTRIRVGHFEDGRIRYQLVDTPGLLDRPPEERNEIESQAVSALEHAADAVLVLLDPTGNCGYPLDQQLELRDAIAERFDVPVLTVANKSDLSTDVEADHYMSVTEGDNVEGVLDAAVEAVDYELELPFDEES
- a CDS encoding SIMPL domain-containing protein encodes the protein MDAKLLAVGGAVVLLAVGAVGLTVGDTQTASPDNATVSVSATAEVERTPDRAVVTVAAVGRGDTAEAARNALSGDAQSIQEALRDEGATVTSSQFRIEPEYERTETGREQVGYIAVHTIEAETGDVNTTGTLVDAAVDAGADRIEGIRYELNEQTRQDAREDALRTAMDRARADADTVADAAGRSVGEVATIQTSQRNDYVVYAEAATADAGGRTTIEPTTITVDASVQVTYGLD
- a CDS encoding TIGR00341 family protein produces the protein MRLVQITIPTGKRDAVLDVLETEGIDYVLNDETSGREFTAVVSFPLPTNAVEPVLEQLRAVGIDDDAYTVVLDANTVISERFEELEDRYAEEEDEDRIAREELTAKARDLAPSLPIYVIMTVISAVIATAGLLLDSPAVVVGSMVIAPLIGPAMTANVGTVVDDHDLFVRGVKLQAIGLLVAIASATAFATLVRYANVIPPLADVTSVGQVRERVAPDFLSLVVALGAGAAGVLSLTSGVSTALVGVMIAVALIPPAATVGIGIAWGQPLVSLGSGVLVLVNVLSINLAVLVGLWYQGYRPEHWFREGDARSATLQRIGVLVLSILVLSAFLGGVTFDSFNRATTEEEIRTGIESSVDGRTEVLGVEVEYTNTAIFQQPQQVVVTVGLPPGANGAPPGLAEEFDTVADRAAGRNVETEVHYVTVERAG
- the engB gene encoding GTP-binding protein EngB, whose translation is MFESRPDRGSEVVLVGRSNVGKSTLMRELTGHTFDTGQNPGVTRSPNHYDWTGPDFVLTDLPGFGFMKGVPDEVREQIKTDVVRYVERHAEEIIVGVLVVDGKAAVDIIDRHSGPDEIPHDVELFHFLREVGVEPVVAVNKMDKVDDEDERLNDLCDRLGLHPPWQQWQETIAPISAKRGNIDALSEAVRTHLHDAQRDDLFQFF